A part of Timaviella obliquedivisa GSE-PSE-MK23-08B genomic DNA contains:
- a CDS encoding deoxyribodipyrimidine photo-lyase, translating to MADLILHWHRRDLRIADNIALNSARSRSSKVAGVFCLDPGILQRDVAPARATYLIGSLRELQENYLQAGTQLLIFQGLPTEVLPAIATALGAKAVVWNKDVEPYSRDRDRTVAAALREAGIEVETYWDQLLHAPKEVMTGTGQAYTVYTPFWRNWIARPKAQPVESLQNAEGLSDAEQQVAKTVGAIALPSAHDLGLGWDNELPLHPGAQAAQECLDRFCDRAIYEYREQRDFPAIAGTSRLSAALKFGTIGIRTVWATSRAIYEEARSDETRANVQIWHQELAWREFYQHVMYFFPELAEGAYRLPLKTFPWEGNPDHFQAWCDGMTGYPIVDAAMRQMNEIGWMHNRCRMIVASFMTKDLILDFRLGEKYFMQKLVDWDLSANNGGWQWSASSGMDPKPLRIFNPASQAQKFDAEAEYIRQWLPELRSLDTEMLVTGMIPQSDRDRCNYPAPIVDHKIQQARFKVLYQNQKVPS from the coding sequence ATGGCTGACCTGATATTACATTGGCATCGTCGGGATCTGCGTATTGCAGATAACATCGCCCTAAACTCTGCTCGTAGCAGAAGTTCTAAGGTAGCTGGAGTCTTTTGTCTTGATCCCGGCATTTTGCAACGAGATGTTGCGCCTGCTAGAGCAACTTATCTGATTGGCAGCCTACGTGAACTGCAAGAGAACTATTTGCAAGCAGGCACTCAGCTTTTGATCTTTCAAGGGTTGCCAACTGAAGTTTTGCCTGCAATAGCAACAGCGCTAGGTGCAAAGGCAGTGGTGTGGAATAAAGATGTAGAGCCTTACTCACGCGATCGCGATCGCACGGTTGCGGCTGCCCTGCGCGAGGCGGGCATTGAAGTTGAGACGTATTGGGATCAGCTACTGCACGCGCCCAAAGAGGTCATGACGGGGACAGGACAGGCTTACACGGTCTATACGCCCTTTTGGCGGAACTGGATAGCTCGACCCAAAGCGCAACCCGTTGAATCGTTGCAAAATGCTGAAGGGTTAAGTGATGCCGAACAACAGGTCGCTAAAACAGTAGGCGCGATCGCCCTTCCTTCTGCCCATGATTTAGGGCTTGGATGGGACAATGAACTCCCCTTACATCCGGGTGCACAAGCTGCACAAGAATGCTTGGATAGATTTTGCGATCGCGCAATTTACGAGTACCGCGAACAGCGTGACTTTCCTGCCATTGCTGGCACATCACGGCTCAGTGCTGCCCTCAAGTTTGGCACCATCGGCATCCGCACCGTCTGGGCAACTTCCAGGGCAATCTATGAAGAGGCTCGGAGTGACGAAACTCGCGCCAATGTTCAAATCTGGCATCAAGAATTGGCTTGGCGCGAGTTCTATCAGCACGTCATGTACTTTTTCCCAGAACTGGCAGAGGGCGCTTATCGGTTGCCTCTCAAAACGTTTCCCTGGGAAGGAAATCCTGACCATTTTCAAGCATGGTGCGATGGTATGACGGGCTACCCAATTGTGGATGCAGCTATGCGCCAAATGAATGAAATTGGCTGGATGCACAATCGTTGTCGGATGATTGTGGCTAGCTTTATGACCAAAGATTTAATCTTAGATTTTCGTCTAGGTGAGAAATACTTTATGCAAAAGCTAGTGGATTGGGACTTATCTGCTAATAACGGCGGCTGGCAATGGAGTGCTTCTAGCGGTATGGATCCAAAGCCTTTGCGAATTTTTAATCCGGCTAGCCAAGCTCAAAAGTTTGATGCTGAGGCTGAATATATTCGGCAGTGGTTGCCAGAATTACGAAGTCTGGACACGGAGATGCTGGTAACAGGCATGATTCCACAGAGCGATCGCGATCGGTGCAACTACCCTGCCCCCATTGTCGATCATAAAATTCAACAAGCCCGCTTCAAAGTTCTTTACCAAAATCAAAAGGTTCCATCTTAA
- the rffA gene encoding dTDP-4-amino-4,6-dideoxygalactose transaminase: MPLPQVSGESQLTIPFNKVLTSNLELEYIREAITSGRTSGDGQFTKLCKTWLEQKTSCESALITHSCTAALEMAAILADIQPGDEVIMPSYTFVSTANAFVLRGAVPVFVDIRPDTFNIDESKIAAAITAKTKAIAPVHYAGVSCEMDTIKAIADAHNLLIIEDAAQAISTQYKGKPVGSMGHMSALSFHETKNIVSGEGGALLINDPRLLERAEVIREKGTNRSKFFRGEVDKYTWVDVGSSYLPSDIIAAFLWAQLEQSDYILQRRIEVWNYYHEKFIDLEALGLVRRPRVPDHCQHNGHIYSLLVKDLATRTALMSDLKSKGIQSTFHYVPLHSSPAGLKYGRAVDNLDVTNRISECLVRLPLGSGMTHLEAEYVSNAVIEFMTQTR, from the coding sequence ATGCCATTACCTCAGGTTTCTGGTGAAAGCCAATTGACTATTCCCTTCAATAAGGTTCTAACCAGCAATTTAGAGTTGGAATATATCCGTGAAGCAATTACCAGTGGGCGAACTTCTGGGGATGGTCAATTCACTAAGTTGTGCAAAACTTGGTTAGAGCAGAAAACTAGCTGTGAAAGCGCACTGATTACTCACTCTTGCACTGCTGCTCTAGAGATGGCAGCGATCCTGGCAGATATTCAGCCCGGAGATGAGGTGATTATGCCCTCTTACACTTTCGTTTCGACTGCCAATGCTTTTGTGTTGCGGGGTGCTGTTCCTGTCTTCGTCGATATTCGTCCAGATACTTTCAATATAGATGAGTCGAAAATTGCAGCCGCGATTACCGCAAAGACCAAAGCGATCGCCCCAGTTCACTATGCTGGGGTGAGTTGTGAGATGGATACTATTAAAGCGATCGCCGATGCTCACAATCTCCTAATTATCGAAGACGCAGCCCAAGCCATTTCCACCCAGTACAAAGGCAAGCCTGTAGGCAGCATGGGTCACATGTCTGCCCTCAGTTTCCACGAAACGAAAAACATTGTTTCTGGCGAGGGCGGCGCGCTGTTGATTAATGATCCTCGGCTTTTAGAACGAGCCGAAGTCATCCGTGAAAAAGGCACTAATCGCAGCAAATTTTTCCGGGGTGAAGTCGATAAGTACACCTGGGTTGATGTAGGTTCATCTTACCTACCCAGCGATATCATTGCAGCATTTCTGTGGGCGCAGTTGGAGCAATCTGACTACATCTTGCAGCGTCGCATCGAAGTCTGGAACTATTACCACGAAAAGTTTATAGACTTAGAAGCACTAGGACTCGTTCGCCGTCCGAGGGTTCCAGATCATTGCCAACATAACGGTCACATCTATTCCTTGTTGGTCAAAGACCTTGCAACACGCACTGCCCTGATGTCTGACCTCAAGAGCAAAGGCATTCAATCGACCTTCCACTATGTGCCGCTTCATAGTTCTCCAGCAGGACTGAAGTACGGTCGCGCAGTAGACAACTTAGACGTGACAAATCGGATCAGCGAATGCTTGGTCAGGTTGCCCTTAGGTTCGGGAATGACTCACTTAGAAGCAGAGTATGTCAGCAATGCAGTGATTGAATTCATGACTCAGACTCGGTAG